Proteins from a single region of Ananas comosus cultivar F153 linkage group 3, ASM154086v1, whole genome shotgun sequence:
- the LOC109707072 gene encoding cytochrome P450 89A2-like produces the protein MPSFQFAMFALLVLMCFGEKLDHESIKQIEIAQRSFLLYVVSNLNVLGILPQITKHIFRNRLKTATALRARQRELFVPLIRAREEFKRKKQQQQRRRQNGDQVQEDEERFVYSYVDSLLDMEIPEEGGRKLSEEEMVALCSEFLNAGTDTTSTALQWIMANLVKHQDVQRKLAEEIDRVAAGNAEEEDAIREEDLQKMPYLKAVVLEGLRRHPPGHFVLPHAVTEETEITGYRIPKEAAVNFLVAEMGRDGRVWEAPMEFRPERFMEGGDGEGVDAAGVCKGVIKMMPFGAGRRMCPGLGLALLHLECFVAHLVREFEWLPAAEGEEVDLAEKPEFTIVMKNPLRARLVPRSRHAA, from the coding sequence ATGCCCAGCTTCCAGTTCGCCATGTTCGCTCTGCTGGTGCTGATGTGCTTCGGCGAAAAATTAGATCACGAGTCGATAAAGCAGATCGAGATCGCCCAGCGCAGCTTCCTCCTCTACGTCGTCAGCAACCTCAACGTCCTCGGCATCCTTCCGCAGATTACCAAGCACATCTTCCGAAACAGGTTGAAGACCGCAACAGCGTTGAGGGCGAGACAGCGCGAGCTGTTCGTCCCGTTGATCCGTGCCCGGGAAGAATTCAAGAGgaaaaagcagcagcagcagcggcggcggcagaaCGGCGACCAGGTTCAAGAAGACGAGGAGCGATTCGTGTACTCGTACGTCGACTCCCTGCTGGACATGGAGATCCCGGAGGAAGGTGGGAGAAAGCTGAGCGAGGAGGAGATGGTGGCGCTGTGCTCGGAGTTCCTGAACGCCGGCACGGACACGACGTCGACGGCGCTGCAGTGGATCATGGCCAACCTGGTGAAGCACCAGGACGTGCAGAGGAAACTTGCGGAGGAGATCGACCGCGTGGCGGCGGGGAatgcggaggaggaggatgccATAAGAGAAGAGGACTTGCAAAAGATGCCGTACCTGAAGGCGGTGGTGCTCGAAGGGCTGCGGCGGCACCCGCCGGGGCACTTCGTGCTGCCGCATGCAGTGACGGAGGAGACGGAGATCACAGGGTACCGAATTCCGAAGGAGGCGGCAGTGAACTTCCTGGTGGCGGAGATGGGGCGGGATGGGAGGGTGTGGGAGGCGCCGATGGAGTTCCGGCCGGAGCGGTTCATGGAGGGAGGTGACGGCGAGGGGGTAGATGCCGCAGGGGTCTGCAAGGGGGTGATCAAGATGATGCCGTTTGGGGCGGGGAGGAGGATGTGCCCAGGACTCGGTCTCGCCCTGCTGCACCTCGAGTGCTTCGTGGCGCATCTTGTCAGGGAGTTCGAGTGGCTGCCGGCAGCGGAGGGGGAGGAAGTCGACTTGGCAGAGAAGCCCGAATTCACCATCGTTATGAAGAATCCCCTCAGGGCTCGTCTGGTGCCCAGGAGCAGGCATGCTGCTTAG